A stretch of the Desulfuromonas sp. TF genome encodes the following:
- the mreD gene encoding rod shape-determining protein MreD encodes MTRVFAYFLAGLGFLLLQSALLPRILPFETKPDLLLILIVYLGLHERYLQGAGLSYLLGCFFDVFAGSSPGLYGTAFLVTFLAVRGVASQLNTESSVLLLFMVFCGTLFHGGILIFPLGFFADAGPLWSIILGHLLSQVLLNLTTAYLLIMGITRLQKRFFPRTRIPGLQRLDSRYEY; translated from the coding sequence ATGACCCGGGTTTTTGCCTATTTCCTCGCAGGTCTCGGTTTCCTCCTCCTCCAGTCCGCTCTGCTTCCCCGGATTCTCCCCTTTGAAACCAAACCGGATCTACTCCTGATCCTCATCGTCTACCTGGGTCTGCACGAGAGATATCTTCAGGGTGCCGGACTCAGCTATCTCCTCGGCTGTTTTTTCGACGTCTTCGCCGGCAGCTCTCCGGGGCTCTATGGAACGGCCTTTCTGGTCACCTTTCTGGCGGTGCGGGGCGTCGCCAGCCAGCTCAACACCGAGAGTTCCGTGCTGCTGCTGTTCATGGTTTTCTGCGGTACCCTCTTTCACGGGGGGATACTGATCTTCCCCCTCGGTTTTTTCGCCGATGCCGGACCCCTCTGGTCGATCATTCTCGGCCACCTGCTTTCACAGGTTCTGCTTAACCTGACGACGGCCTATCTCCTGATCATGGGTATCACCCGGCTGCAAAAACGTTTTTTCCCGCGCACCCGGATCCCGGGACTGCAGCGTCTGGACAGTCGCTATGAGTATTGA
- the mrdA gene encoding penicillin-binding protein 2, whose product MSIDSEWAIPGLKNRFLLISLAAVAIFLLLLCRLWYLQIINTERYSELSEKNRIRYLPISAARGPIFDRDGKLLVDTRPSFDVAIMRQDMDDKDLLLERLAYYLDADTETLGRNWKSGVGFPAYRPVPLAEDVGRDAMERIQENSVDLPGVLTEVRSIRAYPYADFAAHIFGYLGEITERELQTRGGEGYRGGDFVGKSGVENLLEPYLRGSEGQRRLEVDVKGKELRQLIVREPMPGNRVYLSLRHDLQLAAETAFGDQAGSAVVLDVRTGEILALVSRPAFNPELFARGITGPEWIALLQDPRHPLQDKAIKGQYPPGSTFKIVTALAALEAGVVTPSTSYDCEGSMTLGDSKFRCWKKRGHGRTDLEKALRESCDVWFYKAGLETGIDRLSEMAFALGLGARTGFPLDGEKDGLIPTKQWKRKRFRAPWYNGETVIAAIGQGYVLTTPLQLAVMTAAVANGGTVLQPTLIKRVEDWQGKELLPSERMISNTVQLRPGNLAAVRRGLEAVVNAPHGTGWASRLDGVKVAGKTGTAQVVRLKSDEEKEKEKDEKEEPYRFRDHALFVAYAPAAAPEIAVSVVVEHGEHGGSAAAPIARNILETYFGLGTQTPVGEPGDAGD is encoded by the coding sequence ATGAGTATTGACTCGGAATGGGCGATTCCCGGCCTCAAAAACCGCTTTCTGCTGATTTCCCTGGCTGCTGTCGCTATCTTTCTCCTCCTTCTGTGCCGGCTCTGGTATCTGCAGATCATCAATACCGAGCGTTATTCCGAACTATCGGAAAAGAACCGCATACGCTATCTTCCCATTTCCGCCGCGCGCGGACCGATCTTCGACCGTGACGGAAAGCTGCTGGTGGACACCCGCCCTTCCTTCGACGTTGCGATCATGCGCCAGGATATGGATGATAAGGATCTGCTGCTGGAGCGCCTGGCGTATTATCTCGATGCGGATACGGAAACGCTGGGCAGGAACTGGAAATCCGGCGTCGGGTTTCCGGCCTACAGGCCAGTGCCGCTGGCGGAAGATGTGGGACGGGACGCCATGGAGCGCATTCAGGAGAATTCTGTCGATCTCCCCGGAGTCCTTACCGAGGTCCGCTCCATCAGGGCTTATCCTTATGCGGATTTCGCTGCCCACATTTTCGGCTATCTGGGGGAAATCACCGAACGGGAGCTGCAGACTCGGGGAGGGGAGGGATACCGGGGGGGGGATTTCGTCGGCAAGAGCGGAGTGGAAAACCTTCTGGAACCCTACCTGCGCGGCAGCGAAGGGCAGCGCCGCCTGGAGGTGGATGTCAAGGGCAAGGAACTGAGACAGCTCATCGTTCGCGAACCGATGCCGGGAAACCGGGTGTATCTGAGTCTGAGACACGACCTGCAGCTGGCCGCCGAGACGGCGTTCGGCGACCAGGCCGGAAGCGCCGTCGTTCTGGATGTGCGTACCGGCGAGATCCTCGCTCTGGTGAGCCGTCCGGCCTTCAACCCTGAGCTGTTCGCTCGCGGCATCACCGGGCCTGAATGGATCGCACTGCTGCAGGATCCCCGTCACCCGTTGCAGGACAAGGCGATCAAAGGACAATACCCGCCCGGATCGACCTTCAAGATCGTTACCGCGCTGGCGGCGCTCGAAGCCGGCGTCGTGACTCCGTCGACCAGCTATGACTGCGAAGGAAGCATGACCCTTGGAGACAGCAAATTCCGCTGTTGGAAGAAAAGGGGGCATGGCCGGACGGACCTGGAGAAAGCCCTTCGGGAGAGCTGCGACGTCTGGTTTTACAAGGCCGGCCTTGAGACGGGAATAGATCGCCTCTCCGAAATGGCCTTTGCCCTGGGGCTTGGCGCACGCACGGGTTTTCCCCTGGACGGGGAAAAGGACGGGCTCATCCCTACCAAACAATGGAAAAGAAAGCGCTTCCGCGCTCCCTGGTATAACGGAGAGACGGTCATCGCGGCCATCGGCCAGGGTTACGTCCTGACCACCCCGCTCCAACTGGCGGTGATGACGGCGGCGGTCGCCAACGGCGGCACGGTCCTGCAGCCGACCCTGATTAAAAGGGTCGAAGATTGGCAGGGGAAGGAGCTGCTTCCCTCGGAGCGGATGATATCCAATACGGTCCAACTGCGGCCTGGAAACCTGGCGGCTGTGCGCCGGGGGCTGGAGGCCGTTGTGAATGCGCCGCACGGCACCGGGTGGGCTTCCCGGCTGGACGGCGTCAAGGTGGCCGGAAAGACCGGTACGGCCCAGGTGGTGCGTCTCAAGAGCGATGAGGAGAAGGAGAAGGAGAAGGATGAAAAAGAGGAGCCTTATCGTTTTCGCGACCACGCCCTCTTCGTCGCATATGCTCCGGCTGCGGCTCCCGAAATCGCCGTGTCGGTAGTGGTGGAGCACGGGGAGCACGGCGGCAGTGCCGCGGCTCCCATCGCACGGAACATTCTCGAGACCTATTTCGGTCTCGGAACTCAAACCCCGGTCGGAGAACCGGGCGATGCCGGAGATTGA
- the mreC gene encoding rod shape-determining protein MreC has protein sequence MLELFRKYRTPLGAGFLVLTALLIYSANLRQRGRTTLFEKTVLQITSPLFKGVDAVSESLVGGWNRYLWLMDTEQENVRLQSENRRLAAELNNVEEIRLANERLRRLLEFRDSVDLPALPAQVIAVDASSWFRTVVIDKGNTDGVREGMPVVAAEGVVGRIIRSAPRESRVLLLTDASSAVASLVQRNRTRGVVRGQGDILTLDFALRQKDIEVGDRIVTSGTGGVFPKGLVIGEVTRAAREQYGLFQTVTVAPVVDFARLEEVLVLLKENP, from the coding sequence ATGCTGGAGTTGTTCAGAAAATACCGCACACCTCTGGGAGCGGGCTTCCTTGTTCTGACGGCATTGCTGATTTATTCCGCCAATCTGCGGCAGCGGGGGAGGACCACCCTTTTCGAAAAAACGGTTCTGCAGATCACCTCTCCTTTATTCAAGGGAGTGGATGCGGTTTCGGAATCTCTGGTCGGAGGGTGGAACCGGTATCTATGGCTTATGGATACGGAACAGGAGAATGTCCGCCTGCAGTCGGAGAATCGTCGGCTTGCGGCCGAACTCAACAATGTCGAGGAAATTCGCCTGGCCAACGAACGCCTGCGCCGTCTCCTCGAGTTCAGGGACTCGGTCGATCTCCCGGCCCTTCCGGCCCAGGTGATCGCCGTAGACGCTTCGAGCTGGTTCAGGACGGTCGTCATCGATAAAGGGAACACGGACGGAGTCCGGGAAGGAATGCCGGTGGTGGCGGCCGAAGGTGTCGTCGGAAGGATCATCCGCAGCGCGCCCCGCGAATCACGGGTTCTGTTGCTCACCGATGCTTCTTCCGCCGTCGCTTCGTTGGTTCAGCGCAATCGGACCCGCGGCGTGGTGCGCGGACAGGGAGACATTCTGACTCTCGACTTCGCCTTGCGGCAGAAGGACATCGAAGTCGGCGACCGGATCGTCACTTCGGGAACCGGTGGGGTCTTCCCCAAGGGCCTGGTGATCGGGGAGGTGACCCGCGCGGCCCGCGAACAGTACGGCCTGTTTCAGACGGTGACGGTCGCCCCCGTCGTCGATTTCGCCCGACTCGAAGAGGTTCTGGTTCTGCTGAAGGAGAATCCATGA
- a CDS encoding rod shape-determining protein, with protein sequence MFNLFNAIWGVFSNDLAIDLGTANTLVYLKGKGVVVSEPSVVAVQKDSMGQRKVLAVGMEAKKMLGRTPGSIVAIRPMKDGVIADFDITEEMLRYFIQKVHNRKTLVRPRIVICVPSGITQVEKRAVKESAESAGAREVYLIEEPMAAAIGAGLPITEASGNMIVDIGGGTTEVAVISLAGIVYAKSVRVGGDKLDEALVQYMKRKYNLLIGERTAEQIKIEIGSAYPDADEEVRKMEVKGRDLVSGIPKTLEINSIEIQEALGETVNAIVEAVRIALERTPPELAADIVDKGIVLAGGGALLRNLDALLRDQTGLPVVIAEDPLSCVVLGSGKVLDELDLLKRVTVTS encoded by the coding sequence ATGTTCAACCTCTTCAACGCGATCTGGGGGGTGTTTTCCAACGATCTTGCCATCGATCTCGGGACTGCCAACACCCTGGTTTATCTTAAGGGCAAGGGAGTCGTCGTCAGTGAACCCTCGGTGGTGGCCGTGCAGAAGGACTCCATGGGCCAGAGGAAGGTTCTGGCCGTGGGAATGGAGGCCAAGAAGATGCTCGGCCGCACTCCGGGAAGCATCGTCGCCATTCGTCCCATGAAGGACGGCGTCATCGCCGACTTCGATATCACCGAGGAAATGCTTCGCTATTTCATCCAGAAGGTCCATAACCGCAAGACACTGGTGCGCCCCCGGATCGTTATCTGCGTTCCGTCGGGGATCACCCAGGTGGAGAAGAGGGCGGTCAAGGAATCGGCGGAATCGGCCGGTGCCCGTGAAGTCTATCTGATCGAGGAGCCGATGGCCGCAGCGATCGGAGCCGGACTTCCCATCACCGAGGCGTCGGGAAACATGATTGTCGATATCGGCGGAGGTACCACGGAGGTGGCCGTCATCTCGCTGGCCGGGATCGTTTACGCCAAAAGCGTCCGTGTCGGCGGCGACAAGCTGGATGAGGCTCTCGTCCAGTACATGAAACGCAAGTACAATCTCCTCATCGGGGAGCGGACCGCGGAGCAGATCAAGATAGAGATCGGCAGCGCCTACCCCGACGCCGATGAGGAAGTGCGAAAGATGGAAGTCAAGGGGCGGGATCTGGTCAGCGGCATCCCCAAGACGCTGGAGATCAATTCCATTGAAATCCAGGAAGCACTCGGCGAGACGGTCAATGCCATCGTCGAGGCGGTGCGCATCGCCCTGGAGCGGACTCCCCCCGAACTGGCCGCGGATATTGTGGACAAGGGAATCGTGCTTGCCGGAGGCGGAGCCCTCCTGCGCAATCTGGATGCCCTGCTGCGGGATCAAACCGGATTGCCGGTGGTCATCGCCGAAGACCCCCTGTCCTGTGTGGTCCTCGGTTCCGGCAAGGTGCTGGATGAGCTCGATCTGCTCAAACGGGTGACCGTCACCTCCTGA